In Limnobaculum parvum, one DNA window encodes the following:
- the mscL gene encoding large-conductance mechanosensitive channel protein MscL: MSLLKEFREFAMRGNVVDLAVGVIIGAAFGKIVSSLVSDIIMPPLGLLIGGIDFKQFEWVLRTAQGDTPAVVMHYGAFIQNIFDFIIVAFAIFMAIKLMNKVRREQPPAAPAAPTTEEKLLTDIRDILKQQHK; encoded by the coding sequence ATGAGTCTGCTTAAAGAATTTCGCGAATTCGCAATGCGCGGTAATGTTGTTGACCTCGCCGTCGGTGTCATTATTGGTGCAGCATTCGGTAAAATCGTATCATCACTGGTATCTGACATCATCATGCCCCCACTGGGATTATTGATTGGCGGAATAGATTTTAAGCAATTTGAATGGGTCTTACGCACTGCTCAGGGAGATACTCCCGCAGTTGTTATGCATTATGGTGCATTTATTCAAAATATTTTTGATTTTATTATTGTTGCTTTCGCTATCTTTATGGCAATTAAGCTGATGAATAAAGTGCGTCGCGAACAGCCACCGGCGGCTCCAGCGGCTCCAACAACAGAAGAAAAGCTGTTAACCGATATTCGTGATATCTTAAAACAACAGCATAAATAG
- a CDS encoding alternative ribosome-rescue factor A — MAKYQHQKGTIQDNALQALLHDPLFRQRVEKNAKGKGSYQRKPKHVGKMVREAGDKVMQSVFLSPAFC; from the coding sequence ATGGCAAAGTATCAGCACCAAAAAGGAACCATTCAGGACAATGCGCTGCAGGCTCTACTGCACGATCCATTGTTTCGGCAGCGTGTAGAAAAGAATGCGAAAGGGAAAGGCAGCTATCAGCGGAAGCCAAAACACGTAGGGAAGATGGTGCGGGAGGCTGGAGATAAGGTGATGCAAAGCGTCTTTTTATCTCCAGCCTTCTGCTAA
- the zntR gene encoding Zn(2+)-responsive transcriptional regulator: MYRIGQLAKLAGVTPDTIRYYEKQGMMSHDVRSEGGYRLYTEQDLQRLKFIRYAKHLGFTLESIAELLSIRVEPEQHTCQESKSIVQARLGEVEKKLEELEHMRVSLQRLSDACCGSAHSSAYCSILEALEYGATNTLPHIDLRTR, translated from the coding sequence ATGTACCGTATTGGACAGTTAGCAAAGTTAGCTGGCGTTACACCAGACACCATTCGTTATTATGAAAAGCAGGGTATGATGTCGCACGATGTCCGCTCTGAAGGCGGCTACCGTCTTTATACCGAACAGGACCTGCAGCGGCTTAAATTTATCCGTTATGCTAAACATCTGGGGTTTACGTTGGAATCTATTGCGGAGTTGCTTTCGATTCGCGTTGAACCAGAGCAACATACTTGCCAAGAGTCTAAGTCTATTGTTCAAGCCAGATTGGGCGAAGTGGAGAAAAAGTTGGAAGAGTTGGAGCATATGCGAGTATCGCTGCAAAGATTAAGCGATGCCTGTTGTGGTAGCGCTCACAGTAGTGCTTATTGTTCTATTTTGGAAGCATTAGAATATGGCGCAACCAATACGCTGCCACATATAGACTTAAGAACCCGATAG
- a CDS encoding tetratricopeptide repeat protein, with translation MTNNSNMRYYMRPVQNNRRSADLIAKQEQQFHQLASQFQEAMRKADYQKGKELAEATLRIMPRNQDVQASYALCLMRIGEYEKSYKLYKRLLNTAPLNKLPSTMIDGLTEVCGWLERPEEVRRYGLMSLEEADKVFSAGKAYSLPAGNPPPFNPDNPQENVISFTLFGAAPRYCEAAVMNAVVSKDLFPGWECRFYLDDTVPQDIQERLRKSGANVIKVDEDTRQALPALMWRFLVLDDPKIKRYIIRDADSLLSEREQAAVNEWVNSECWYHHIRDYFTHSELILAGLWGGCYNENLPSVIDATREYLSQQEAHKRFVDQYFLRQYIWPTVRQSILSHDDIFGFYHAKPFPAHPPIRWKTNKFHVGSNASYQRVEVSSKLADGELQSWEIVDENGTKQCEYRSIVSNGVWEEFLPFFILNQINDKKLALRNINSAE, from the coding sequence GTGACAAATAATTCAAATATGAGGTATTACATGCGCCCTGTTCAAAATAACAGACGCTCTGCTGATTTGATTGCAAAACAAGAGCAGCAGTTTCATCAACTAGCTAGCCAATTTCAGGAAGCTATGAGAAAAGCTGATTACCAGAAAGGTAAAGAACTTGCTGAAGCCACACTGAGAATCATGCCGCGCAATCAAGATGTTCAGGCCAGTTATGCACTTTGTTTAATGCGTATCGGTGAATATGAAAAGTCATACAAGCTTTATAAGCGTCTTCTAAATACTGCCCCTTTAAATAAACTACCATCAACCATGATTGATGGATTAACTGAGGTTTGCGGCTGGCTAGAACGCCCCGAAGAAGTACGCCGCTACGGTCTGATGTCACTCGAAGAAGCGGATAAAGTCTTTAGTGCCGGGAAAGCTTATTCATTACCAGCAGGTAATCCACCACCGTTCAACCCTGATAATCCACAAGAAAACGTTATCTCCTTCACGTTATTTGGTGCAGCGCCTCGTTATTGCGAAGCGGCCGTAATGAACGCTGTTGTCAGCAAAGACCTATTCCCAGGATGGGAATGCCGTTTTTATCTGGACGATACTGTTCCCCAAGATATACAGGAACGTCTTCGTAAGTCTGGGGCAAACGTCATTAAAGTTGATGAAGATACTCGTCAGGCCTTACCTGCTCTAATGTGGCGTTTTCTGGTTCTAGATGACCCTAAAATCAAACGCTATATTATCCGCGACGCTGACTCGCTGCTTTCAGAACGTGAACAGGCTGCAGTAAATGAATGGGTCAATAGTGAATGTTGGTATCACCATATTCGCGATTACTTCACTCACTCTGAGTTAATTCTGGCCGGGCTGTGGGGCGGATGTTACAATGAAAACCTTCCTTCCGTTATCGATGCTACTCGTGAATATCTAAGTCAACAGGAAGCGCACAAACGCTTTGTTGATCAGTACTTCCTGCGCCAATATATTTGGCCTACGGTGCGGCAAAGTATTCTTTCTCATGATGATATTTTTGGCTTCTATCACGCAAAACCTTTCCCTGCCCATCCACCCATTCGTTGGAAAACTAACAAATTCCATGTTGGCAGTAATGCCAGTTATCAACGTGTTGAAGTCAGCAGCAAATTAGCGGATGGCGAATTACAATCGTGGGAAATAGTAGACGAAAACGGTACCAAACAATGTGAATATCGCTCGATTGTGAGTAATGGGGTCTGGGAAGAATTTCTTCCATTTTTCATATTAAACCAGATTAACGACAAAAAATTGGCACTTCGAAATATCAATTCAGCAGAGTGA
- the rplQ gene encoding 50S ribosomal protein L17 → MRHRKSGRQLNRNSSHRQAMFRNMAGSLVRHEIIKTTLPKAKELRRVVEPLITLAKADSVANRRLAFARTRDNEIVAKLFNELGPRFASRAGGYTRILKCGFRAGDNAPMAYIELVDRAEKAPAEAAE, encoded by the coding sequence ATGCGCCATCGTAAGAGTGGACGTCAACTGAACCGCAACAGCAGTCATCGCCAAGCTATGTTTCGCAACATGGCAGGTTCTTTAGTTCGTCATGAGATTATCAAGACGACTTTGCCTAAAGCGAAAGAACTGCGTCGCGTGGTTGAACCACTGATTACACTTGCTAAGGCCGACAGCGTTGCTAATCGTCGTCTGGCATTCGCCCGTACTCGTGATAACGAGATCGTGGCAAAACTGTTTAATGAGCTTGGCCCGCGTTTTGCGAGCCGTGCAGGTGGTTACACTCGTATTTTGAAGTGTGGTTTCCGTGCAGGTGATAACGCTCCGATGGCTTACATCGAGCTAGTTGACCGTGCAGAAAAAGCTCCAGCAGAAGCAGCAGAGTAA
- a CDS encoding DNA-directed RNA polymerase subunit alpha, whose product MQGSVTEFLKPRLVDIEQVSSTHAKVTLEPLERGFGHTLGNALRRILLSSMPGCAVTEVEIDGVLHEYSTKEGVQEDILEILLNLKGLAVKVHGKDEVILSLNKSGIGPVTAADITHDGDVEVVKPQHLICHLTDENASISMRIKVQRGRGYVPASARIHTEEDERPIGRLLVDACYSPVERIAYNVEAARVEQRTDLDKLVIEMETNGTIDPEESIRRAATILAEQLEAFVDLRDVRQPEVKEEKPEFDPILLRPVDDLELTVRSANCLKAEAIHYIGDLVQRTEVELLKTPNLGKKSLTEIKDVLASRGLSLGMRLENWPPASIADE is encoded by the coding sequence ATGCAGGGTTCTGTGACAGAGTTTCTAAAACCACGCCTGGTAGATATCGAGCAAGTGAGTTCGACGCACGCTAAGGTGACCCTTGAGCCGTTAGAGCGTGGCTTCGGCCATACTTTAGGTAACGCACTGCGCCGCATTCTGCTTTCATCAATGCCGGGTTGTGCGGTAACTGAAGTTGAGATTGATGGTGTACTACATGAGTACAGCACCAAAGAAGGCGTACAGGAAGATATCCTGGAAATCCTGCTCAACCTGAAAGGGCTGGCGGTGAAAGTTCATGGTAAAGATGAAGTTATTCTTAGCTTGAATAAGTCTGGCATTGGCCCTGTGACTGCAGCCGACATTACCCATGATGGGGATGTTGAAGTCGTCAAACCTCAGCACTTGATCTGCCATCTGACTGATGAGAATGCATCCATTAGTATGCGTATCAAAGTTCAGCGTGGTCGTGGTTATGTGCCGGCTTCTGCCCGTATTCATACGGAAGAAGATGAGCGTCCAATTGGTCGTCTGTTGGTTGACGCATGCTACAGCCCGGTAGAGCGTATTGCCTACAATGTTGAAGCAGCGCGTGTAGAACAGCGTACTGACTTGGATAAGCTGGTCATCGAGATGGAAACTAACGGTACGATTGATCCGGAAGAATCAATCCGCCGTGCGGCTACCATTCTGGCAGAACAACTTGAAGCTTTTGTTGACTTACGTGATGTACGTCAGCCAGAAGTGAAAGAAGAGAAACCAGAGTTCGATCCGATCTTGCTACGCCCTGTTGACGATCTGGAACTGACTGTCCGCTCCGCTAACTGCCTCAAAGCAGAAGCTATCCACTACATCGGTGATCTGGTACAGCGTACCGAAGTTGAGTTGTTAAAAACTCCTAACTTGGGTAAAAAATCTCTTACCGAGATTAAAGACGTGCTTGCATCTCGTGGTTTGTCTCTGGGCATGCGCCTGGAAAACTGGCCACCAGCTAGCATTGCTGACGAGTAA
- the rpsD gene encoding 30S ribosomal protein S4: protein MARYLGPKLKLSRREGTDLFLKSGVRAIDTKCKIEQAPGQHGARKPRLSDYGVQLREKQKVRRIYGVLERQFRNYYKEATRLKGNTGENLLQLLEGRLDNVVYRMGFGATRAEARQLVSHKAVMVNGRVVNIASFQVSPNDVVSVREKAKKQSRVKAALELFEQREKPTWIEVDAAKMEGVFKRNPERSDLSADINEHLIVELYSK from the coding sequence ATGGCAAGATATTTGGGTCCTAAGCTCAAGCTTAGCCGTCGTGAAGGCACCGACTTATTCCTTAAGTCTGGCGTTCGCGCGATCGATACCAAGTGTAAAATTGAACAAGCTCCTGGTCAGCACGGTGCGCGTAAGCCACGTCTGTCTGACTATGGTGTACAGTTACGTGAGAAGCAAAAAGTTCGTCGTATTTACGGTGTTCTTGAGCGTCAGTTCCGTAATTATTATAAAGAAGCAACTCGCCTGAAAGGCAACACGGGTGAAAACCTGCTGCAGCTTTTAGAAGGTCGTTTAGACAATGTGGTTTACCGTATGGGCTTCGGCGCTACTCGTGCAGAAGCACGTCAGTTAGTTAGCCACAAAGCTGTAATGGTTAATGGTCGCGTTGTTAACATCGCTTCTTTTCAGGTATCTCCGAATGACGTAGTCAGCGTACGTGAGAAAGCGAAAAAGCAATCTCGTGTTAAAGCCGCTTTAGAGCTGTTTGAACAGCGCGAAAAGCCGACTTGGATCGAAGTTGATGCTGCTAAGATGGAAGGCGTTTTCAAACGCAATCCAGAGCGCTCCGATCTGTCTGCGGACATTAACGAACACCTGATCGTCGAACTTTACTCTAAGTAA
- the rpsK gene encoding 30S ribosomal protein S11 — protein sequence MAKAPVRARKRVRKQVSDGMAHIHASFNNTIVTITDRQGNALGWATAGGSGFRGSRKSTPFAAQVAAERCAEAVKEYGIKNLEVMVKGPGPGRESTIRALNAAGFRITNITDVTPIPHNGCRPPKKRRV from the coding sequence ATGGCAAAAGCACCTGTTCGTGCACGTAAGCGTGTAAGAAAACAAGTTTCTGACGGTATGGCTCATATCCATGCTTCTTTTAACAACACCATTGTGACTATTACCGATCGTCAAGGTAATGCATTGGGTTGGGCAACAGCTGGTGGTTCCGGCTTCCGTGGTTCTCGTAAATCCACTCCATTTGCTGCGCAAGTTGCAGCAGAGCGCTGCGCAGAAGCAGTAAAAGAGTACGGAATTAAGAATCTGGAAGTTATGGTTAAAGGCCCAGGTCCCGGTCGTGAGTCTACTATCCGCGCATTAAACGCGGCTGGTTTCCGCATCACTAATATTACTGATGTGACTCCGATTCCTCACAACGGTTGTCGTCCTCCTAAGAAACGTCGCGTTTAA
- the rpsM gene encoding 30S ribosomal protein S13, producing MARIAGINIPDHKHTVIALTAIFGIGKTRSQAICVASGIAESVKISELSEEQIDKLRDEVAKYVVEGDLRREVTMSIKRLMDLGCYRGVRHRRGLPVRGQRTKTNARTRKGPRKPIKK from the coding sequence GTGGCCCGTATAGCAGGCATTAACATTCCTGATCATAAACATACTGTAATTGCATTAACTGCGATCTTCGGTATCGGCAAGACCCGTTCACAGGCTATCTGTGTAGCGTCTGGTATTGCTGAAAGTGTTAAGATCAGTGAACTGTCTGAAGAGCAAATTGACAAGCTGCGTGACGAAGTTGCCAAGTACGTTGTAGAAGGTGATCTGCGTCGTGAAGTTACCATGAGCATCAAGCGTCTGATGGACCTTGGTTGTTACCGTGGTGTACGTCATCGTCGTGGTCTACCGGTTCGCGGACAGCGTACCAAGACTAACGCCCGTACCCGTAAGGGTCCGCGTAAACCGATCAAGAAATAA
- the rpmJ gene encoding 50S ribosomal protein L36 has product MKVRASVKKLCRNCKIIKRHGVVRVICVEAKHKQRQG; this is encoded by the coding sequence ATGAAAGTTCGTGCTTCCGTCAAGAAGTTATGTCGCAACTGCAAAATCATCAAGCGCCACGGCGTTGTACGTGTGATTTGCGTTGAAGCGAAACACAAACAGCGTCAAGGCTGA
- the secY gene encoding preprotein translocase subunit SecY, with translation MAKQPGLDFQSAKGGIGELKRRLLFVVGALIVFRIGSFIPIPGIDATVLAKLVEEQRGTIIDMFNMFSGGALSRASVFALGIMPYISASIIVQLLTVVHPKLAELKKEGESGRRKISQYTRYGTLVLAIFQSVGIATGLPNMGMQGLVINPGFAFYFTAVVSLVTGTMFLMWLGEQVTERGIGNGISIIIFAGIVAGLPPAIGQTIEQARQGDLHVLLLLLVAVLVFAVTFFVVFVERGQRRIVVNYAKRQQGRRVYAAQSTHLPLKVNMAGVIPAIFASSIILFPATIASWFGGGTGWNWLTTISMYLQPGQPLYVLLYAAAIIFFCFFYTALVFNPRETADNLKKSGAFVPGIRPGEQTAKYIDKVMTRLTFVGAMYITFICLIPEFMRDAMKVPFNFGGTSLLIVVVVIMDFMAQVQTLMMSSQYESALKKANLKGYGR, from the coding sequence ATGGCTAAGCAACCAGGATTAGATTTTCAAAGTGCAAAAGGCGGAATAGGCGAGCTTAAGCGCAGACTCTTATTTGTTGTCGGTGCTCTGATCGTGTTCCGTATCGGCTCTTTCATTCCGATTCCTGGTATTGACGCCACTGTGCTTGCTAAGTTAGTCGAAGAGCAGAGAGGCACCATCATTGACATGTTTAACATGTTCTCTGGTGGCGCCCTCAGTCGTGCTTCTGTCTTCGCGCTCGGTATTATGCCTTACATTTCGGCTTCTATTATCGTGCAACTGTTAACCGTGGTTCATCCTAAGTTAGCGGAATTGAAGAAAGAGGGCGAGTCTGGCCGTCGTAAGATTAGCCAGTACACTCGATATGGTACGTTGGTTCTGGCCATATTCCAGTCGGTCGGTATTGCTACCGGCTTACCGAATATGGGAATGCAAGGTCTGGTAATCAATCCAGGCTTTGCGTTCTACTTTACCGCTGTTGTGAGCTTAGTGACGGGAACCATGTTCCTGATGTGGCTGGGTGAGCAGGTGACTGAAAGGGGTATCGGTAACGGTATTTCTATCATCATTTTCGCGGGTATCGTTGCTGGTTTACCTCCTGCTATTGGACAGACTATCGAGCAAGCTCGGCAGGGTGACTTACATGTTCTTCTGCTGCTGTTGGTTGCGGTTTTAGTATTCGCAGTGACTTTCTTTGTTGTATTTGTTGAACGTGGTCAGCGTCGTATCGTCGTTAACTATGCCAAACGTCAACAGGGTCGCCGCGTTTATGCTGCACAAAGTACCCATTTACCGTTGAAAGTGAACATGGCCGGTGTAATACCTGCGATCTTTGCTTCAAGTATCATTCTGTTCCCTGCGACAATAGCCTCATGGTTCGGTGGTGGTACTGGTTGGAACTGGTTGACAACTATTTCTATGTATTTGCAACCCGGACAGCCACTTTATGTGTTACTCTATGCGGCCGCGATCATATTCTTCTGTTTCTTCTATACAGCGTTGGTTTTCAACCCTCGTGAAACAGCAGATAACCTGAAGAAGTCCGGTGCGTTTGTACCAGGGATTCGTCCGGGAGAGCAAACGGCTAAATATATCGATAAAGTAATGACTCGGTTAACCTTCGTTGGTGCCATGTATATTACCTTTATCTGCCTGATCCCGGAGTTTATGCGTGACGCAATGAAAGTACCTTTCAACTTTGGTGGTACTTCACTACTTATTGTCGTTGTCGTCATCATGGACTTTATGGCTCAAGTGCAAACTCTGATGATGTCGAGTCAATATGAGTCTGCATTGAAGAAAGCAAATCTGAAAGGCTATGGCCGTTAA